The Macaca nemestrina isolate mMacNem1 chromosome 9, mMacNem.hap1, whole genome shotgun sequence genome includes the window CTCTGCCGGGCTGCTTTCTTATTCAAGCTTCGTATCGCCGGGAAAGGCATGGAAAGGCAGCTGACATCACTTGGGGCGGGGCCGCGAGTCCTGTGAAAAGTTGGTGGGAAGAGAGCAGCAGCCGCAGCTGCCTGCACAGCCTCGTCATGAGCTACCAGAACTCCTCCGACCCCCAGGTCCTTTGCAGCTCCGAGCAGCTGTTCCTGCAGCCCCTGTGGGACcacctgaggagctgggaggcCCTCATACAGTCGCCCTTCTTCCCGGTCATCTTCTCCATCACCACATACGTGGCCTTTTGCCTGCCCTTCGTGGTCCTGGACATCCTGTGCTCCTGGGTGCCCGCCCTGCGGCGCTACAAGATCCACCCCGACTTCTCGCCGTCCGCGAGGCAGCTGCTACCCTGCCTGGGGCAGACCCTCTACCAGCATGTGATGTTTGTGTTCCCCGTGACGCTGCTGCATTGGGCCAGCAGGCCAGCCCTCCTGCCCCACGAAGCCCCCgagctgctcctgctgctgcacCACATCGTGTTCTGCCTGCTACTCTTCGACACGGAGTTCTTCGTGTGGCACCTGCTGCACCACAAGGTGCCCTGGCTGTACCGCACCTTCCACAAGGTGCACCACCAGAACCCGTCCTCGTTC containing:
- the LOC105480692 gene encoding cholesterol 25-hydroxylase, translating into MSYQNSSDPQVLCSSEQLFLQPLWDHLRSWEALIQSPFFPVIFSITTYVAFCLPFVVLDILCSWVPALRRYKIHPDFSPSARQLLPCLGQTLYQHVMFVFPVTLLHWASRPALLPHEAPELLLLLHHIVFCLLLFDTEFFVWHLLHHKVPWLYRTFHKVHHQNPSSFALATQYMSVWELFSLGFFDMMNVTLLGCHPLTSLTFHVVNIWLSVEDHSGYNFPWSTHRLVPFGWYGGVVHHDLHHSHFNCNFAPYFTHWDKILGTLRTASVTAR